The proteins below come from a single Vanacampus margaritifer isolate UIUO_Vmar chromosome 10, RoL_Vmar_1.0, whole genome shotgun sequence genomic window:
- the ids gene encoding iduronate 2-sulfatase isoform X1, which translates to MHINITAHKCLIVVLHALVVIARQDRRNVLFIIADDLRTSLGCYGDVTVKSPNIDQLASKSHVFLNAFAQQAVCAPSRTSMLTSRRPDTTRLYDFKSYWRVHSGNYTTLPQYFKSQGYATMSVGKVFHPGIASNHTDDYPYSWSIPAYHPASFRFEKEKMCKGEDGHLHANLLCAVNVTEQPGGTLPDMESVDEAVRLLKTRTNDDNPFFLAVGFHKPHIPFRIPQEYLRLYPIDRMTLAPDPDVPKGLPPVAYNPWIDIRKRDDVHKLNISFPYGPIPKDFQLRIRQHYYAAVSYMDAQVGRLLSALDALGLAQSTIVVFTSDHGWSLGEHGEWAKYSNFDVATHVPLIFYVPEPPTSYRGLKESTFPLLDVFSQSEFIFKTDKVVENVVELVAVFPTVSHLAGLKAPAPCPDVSFQEQLCTEGMNFAHEFKPKKKKINEEAVSFSQYPRPADTPQENSDLPDLKDIKVMGYSLRAYDYRFTLWLGFDPKTYQINVSDVHAGELYMLVDDPGEDNNVYRDYEQHSMMMRKMKNMSPTVSVQMRMKLQLLYLTAGVKMSGSNA; encoded by the exons ATGCATATTAACATTACTGCCCATAAATGTCTAATCGTCGTCCTTCACGCGCTTGTAGTGATTGCGAGACAAG ACAGACGAAATGTTCTTTTCATCATAGCTGACGACCTGAGGACATCTTTGGGCTGTTATGGAGACGTAACAGTAAAATCTCCTAACATTGACCAATTGGCAtccaaaagtcatgtttttctCAACGCATTTGCACAG CAAGCTGTGTGTGCACCTAGTCGAACATCCATGTTAACAAGTCGCAGACCGGATACAACCAGGTTGTATGATTTTAAATCCTACTGGAGAGTGCACTCTGGAAACTACACCACTCTTCCACAGTATTTTAAATCACAAGGTTATGCTACCATGTCTGTGGGCAAAGTTTTTCACCCAG GCATTGCCTCAAACCACACTGATGACTATCCTTACAGCTGGTCCATCCCTGCATACCATCCTGCTTCATTTCGATTTGAGAAAGAAAAG ATGTGTAAAGGAGAGGATGGTCACCTGCATGCCAACCTGTTGTGTGCCGTGAATGTCACAGAGCAGCCTGGAGGAACGTTGCCAGACATGGAGAGCGTAGATGAGGCGGTGAGACTTCTGAAGACTCGGACCAATGATGACAATCCTTTCTTCCTGGCTGTGGGCTTTCACAAACCGCACATTCCCTTCCGGATACCACAA GAGTATTTGCGCCTCTATCCTATAGACCGAATGACTTTAGCCCCTGACCCGGATGTTCCGAAAGGCCTTCCCCCTGTGGCCTACAATCCTTGGATCGACATTAGGAAGCGAGATGATGTCCACAAACTCAATATCAGCTTTCCTTATGGACCGATTCCTAAAGACTTTCAA CTGCGTATCCGCCAGCACTACTATGCTGCTGTGTCCTACATGGATGCCCAGGTTGGACGGCTGCTCAGTGCCCTCGATGCCCTGGGGCTGGCTCAGAGCACAATAGTGGTTTTCACCTCCGATCATG GTTGGTCACTAGGTGAGCATGGTGAATGGGCAAAATACTCCAACTTTGACGTGGCAACACATGTCCCTCTTATATTTTATGTCCCTGAACCTCCCACATCTTACAGGGGGCTGAAAGAATCTACCTTTCCCCTTTTAGATGTATTTAGTCAATCAGAGTTCATCTTCAAGA CTGATAAAGTTGTGGAAAATGTGGTGGAGCTCGTGGCTGTTTTTCCAACCGTCTCTCACTTGGCTGGCCTGAAAGCACCTGCTCCCTGTCCTGATGTTTCTTTCCAG gaGCAGCTGTGTACAGAGGGAATGAACTTTGCACATGAGTTCaaacctaaaaagaaaaaaattaatgaggAGGCCGTTTCTTTCAGCCAGTATCCGCGGCCTGCTGACACACCACAG GAGAACTCGGACCTTCCTGACCTCAAAGACATAAAGGTGATGGGCTACTCTCTGCGCGCCTACGACTACCGATTCACTCTGTGGCTGGGCTTTGACCCCAAAACATATCAA ATCAACGTGTCTGATGTCCATGCTGGAGAGCTGTACATGCTAGTAGACGACCCCGGTGAGGACAACAACGTCTATCGTGACTATGAGCAGCACAGCAtgatgatgaggaagatgaagaaCATGTCTCCT ACTGTGAGTGTACAGATGAGGATGAAGCTCCAACTCCTCTACCTCACAGCGGGAGTGAAGATGAGTGGAAGTAACGCATGA
- the ids gene encoding iduronate 2-sulfatase isoform X2, whose protein sequence is MHINITAHKCLIVVLHALVVIARQDRRNVLFIIADDLRTSLGCYGDVTVKSPNIDQLASKSHVFLNAFAQQAVCAPSRTSMLTSRRPDTTRLYDFKSYWRVHSGNYTTLPQYFKSQGYATMSVGKVFHPGIASNHTDDYPYSWSIPAYHPASFRFEKEKMCKGEDGHLHANLLCAVNVTEQPGGTLPDMESVDEAVRLLKTRTNDDNPFFLAVGFHKPHIPFRIPQEYLRLYPIDRMTLAPDPDVPKGLPPVAYNPWIDIRKRDDVHKLNISFPYGPIPKDFQLRIRQHYYAAVSYMDAQVGRLLSALDALGLAQSTIVVFTSDHGWSLGEHGEWAKYSNFDVATHVPLIFYVPEPPTSYRGLKESTFPLLDVFSQSEFIFKTDKVVENVVELVAVFPTVSHLAGLKAPAPCPDVSFQEQLCTEGMNFAHEFKPKKKKINEEAVSFSQYPRPADTPQENSDLPDLKDIKLVCRMTDPLSLCG, encoded by the exons ATGCATATTAACATTACTGCCCATAAATGTCTAATCGTCGTCCTTCACGCGCTTGTAGTGATTGCGAGACAAG ACAGACGAAATGTTCTTTTCATCATAGCTGACGACCTGAGGACATCTTTGGGCTGTTATGGAGACGTAACAGTAAAATCTCCTAACATTGACCAATTGGCAtccaaaagtcatgtttttctCAACGCATTTGCACAG CAAGCTGTGTGTGCACCTAGTCGAACATCCATGTTAACAAGTCGCAGACCGGATACAACCAGGTTGTATGATTTTAAATCCTACTGGAGAGTGCACTCTGGAAACTACACCACTCTTCCACAGTATTTTAAATCACAAGGTTATGCTACCATGTCTGTGGGCAAAGTTTTTCACCCAG GCATTGCCTCAAACCACACTGATGACTATCCTTACAGCTGGTCCATCCCTGCATACCATCCTGCTTCATTTCGATTTGAGAAAGAAAAG ATGTGTAAAGGAGAGGATGGTCACCTGCATGCCAACCTGTTGTGTGCCGTGAATGTCACAGAGCAGCCTGGAGGAACGTTGCCAGACATGGAGAGCGTAGATGAGGCGGTGAGACTTCTGAAGACTCGGACCAATGATGACAATCCTTTCTTCCTGGCTGTGGGCTTTCACAAACCGCACATTCCCTTCCGGATACCACAA GAGTATTTGCGCCTCTATCCTATAGACCGAATGACTTTAGCCCCTGACCCGGATGTTCCGAAAGGCCTTCCCCCTGTGGCCTACAATCCTTGGATCGACATTAGGAAGCGAGATGATGTCCACAAACTCAATATCAGCTTTCCTTATGGACCGATTCCTAAAGACTTTCAA CTGCGTATCCGCCAGCACTACTATGCTGCTGTGTCCTACATGGATGCCCAGGTTGGACGGCTGCTCAGTGCCCTCGATGCCCTGGGGCTGGCTCAGAGCACAATAGTGGTTTTCACCTCCGATCATG GTTGGTCACTAGGTGAGCATGGTGAATGGGCAAAATACTCCAACTTTGACGTGGCAACACATGTCCCTCTTATATTTTATGTCCCTGAACCTCCCACATCTTACAGGGGGCTGAAAGAATCTACCTTTCCCCTTTTAGATGTATTTAGTCAATCAGAGTTCATCTTCAAGA CTGATAAAGTTGTGGAAAATGTGGTGGAGCTCGTGGCTGTTTTTCCAACCGTCTCTCACTTGGCTGGCCTGAAAGCACCTGCTCCCTGTCCTGATGTTTCTTTCCAG gaGCAGCTGTGTACAGAGGGAATGAACTTTGCACATGAGTTCaaacctaaaaagaaaaaaattaatgaggAGGCCGTTTCTTTCAGCCAGTATCCGCGGCCTGCTGACACACCACAG GAGAACTCGGACCTTCCTGACCTCAAAGACATAAAG CTTGTCTGCAGGATGACTGATCCTCTGTCTTTATGTGGTTGA
- the ids gene encoding iduronate 2-sulfatase isoform X3: protein MHINITAHKCLIVVLHALVVIARQDRRNVLFIIADDLRTSLGCYGDVTVKSPNIDQLASKSHVFLNAFAQQAVCAPSRTSMLTSRRPDTTRLYDFKSYWRVHSGNYTTLPQYFKSQGYATMSVGKVFHPGIASNHTDDYPYSWSIPAYHPASFRFEKEKMCKGEDGHLHANLLCAVNVTEQPGGTLPDMESVDEAVRLLKTRTNDDNPFFLAVGFHKPHIPFRIPQEYLRLYPIDRMTLAPDPDVPKGLPPVAYNPWIDIRKRDDVHKLNISFPYGPIPKDFQLRIRQHYYAAVSYMDAQVGRLLSALDALGLAQSTIVVFTSDHG, encoded by the exons ATGCATATTAACATTACTGCCCATAAATGTCTAATCGTCGTCCTTCACGCGCTTGTAGTGATTGCGAGACAAG ACAGACGAAATGTTCTTTTCATCATAGCTGACGACCTGAGGACATCTTTGGGCTGTTATGGAGACGTAACAGTAAAATCTCCTAACATTGACCAATTGGCAtccaaaagtcatgtttttctCAACGCATTTGCACAG CAAGCTGTGTGTGCACCTAGTCGAACATCCATGTTAACAAGTCGCAGACCGGATACAACCAGGTTGTATGATTTTAAATCCTACTGGAGAGTGCACTCTGGAAACTACACCACTCTTCCACAGTATTTTAAATCACAAGGTTATGCTACCATGTCTGTGGGCAAAGTTTTTCACCCAG GCATTGCCTCAAACCACACTGATGACTATCCTTACAGCTGGTCCATCCCTGCATACCATCCTGCTTCATTTCGATTTGAGAAAGAAAAG ATGTGTAAAGGAGAGGATGGTCACCTGCATGCCAACCTGTTGTGTGCCGTGAATGTCACAGAGCAGCCTGGAGGAACGTTGCCAGACATGGAGAGCGTAGATGAGGCGGTGAGACTTCTGAAGACTCGGACCAATGATGACAATCCTTTCTTCCTGGCTGTGGGCTTTCACAAACCGCACATTCCCTTCCGGATACCACAA GAGTATTTGCGCCTCTATCCTATAGACCGAATGACTTTAGCCCCTGACCCGGATGTTCCGAAAGGCCTTCCCCCTGTGGCCTACAATCCTTGGATCGACATTAGGAAGCGAGATGATGTCCACAAACTCAATATCAGCTTTCCTTATGGACCGATTCCTAAAGACTTTCAA CTGCGTATCCGCCAGCACTACTATGCTGCTGTGTCCTACATGGATGCCCAGGTTGGACGGCTGCTCAGTGCCCTCGATGCCCTGGGGCTGGCTCAGAGCACAATAGTGGTTTTCACCTCCGATCATGGTTAG
- the dcps gene encoding m7GpppX diphosphatase: MADVSKRENNPEATEDFSQRIKKAKTDHEDGRGENGEESGKNVLSGFQTTTVLSDSAREKTIFVHGKLADQNAVVILEKTPINEDILSEIFKASTLELDIRNDIYSTYRLQAPPHLNEMKATLVCPATEKHVKKYQRQESFLVEETADDYQSITLPFIQKQSFSVQWVYNILEKKAESERIVFEDSDPKLGFVLLPDFKWDQKQTDNLYLIAITHQRNIKSLRDLRSEHLPLLQNILQKGKEAILQRYSLPASKMRVYLHYQPSYYHLHIHFTKLGYEAPGCGVERAHLLTDVIQNLHSDPHYYKTRTLSFPLRADDGLLGQFKKAGKL; encoded by the exons ATGGCGGACGTTTCTAAACGTGAAAATAACCCTGAAGCAACCGAAGATTTTTCTCAAAGAATCAAGAAGGCAAAAACAGACCATGAAGATGGTCGAGGAGAGAATGGAGAGGAATCTGGAAAAAATGTCCTGTCTGGCTTTCAAACGACTACCGTGCTGAGTGATTCTGCCAGGGAGAAAACCATCTTCGTCCACGGAAAA CTCGCTGACCAGAATGCTGTAGTCATCCTAGAGAAGACTCCCATCAATGAAGACATCCTATCTGAAATATTCAAAGCTTCGACCCTGGAGCTTGATATAAGGAATGACATCTACAGCACCTACCGGCTCCAGGCTCCACCTCATCTTAACG AAATGAAGGCGACTTTGGTATGTCCAGCCACTGAGAAGCATGTGAAGAAATACCAGCGTCAGGAGAGCTTCCTGGTGGAGGAGACAGCAGATGACTACCAGTCCATCACTCTTCCCTTCATCCAAAAGCAGAGTTTTAGTGTGCAG TGGGTATACAACATCCTGGAGAAGAAGGCAGAGTCTGAGCGGATAGTATTTGAAGATTCAGACCCAAAGCTTGGTTTTGTCCTCCTCCCAGATTTCAAATGGGACCAGAAACAG ACGGATAATTTGTACCTGATTGCCATCACACATCAGAGAAACATCAAAAGTCTGAGAGATCTAAGATCGGAGCATTTGCCACTCcttcaaaatattttgcagaAAGGAAAG GAGGCCATCTTGCAGCGCTACAGCCTACCAGCCAGCAAGATGAGAGTCTACTTGCACTACCAGCCATCTTACTACCACCTTCACATCCACTTCACCAAGCTTGGCTATGAGGCACCGGGTTGTGGAGTGGAGCGCGCCCACCTCCTCACAGACGTCATCCAGAACCTTCACTCCGACCCACACTACTATAAAACCAGGACTCTGTCTTTTCCTCTGCGGGCAGATGACGGATTGCTTGGCCAGTTTAAGAAAGCTGGGAAGTTATAA